Proteins encoded within one genomic window of Aspergillus nidulans FGSC A4 chromosome VII:
- a CDS encoding M24 family metallopeptidase (transcript_id=CADANIAT00008215): MVTIKKPQPFKRALHFSEGEFEERRYRALELMKREQLDGFLITKQETLYYLTGYDTFGYVFFQAMYFHIDGSMKLITRMPDLRQALYTSILKPEDIMIRSDDASSNPVSLVPRVLKQFGINSPNRRIGYEPNSATLTHEIGKLLEEAVDGLCTLVNHSTLFTRELRIVKSPTELRKIRKAAYLADFALIRALKLAKPGAYEGDLWREIVGTVYEGGGDDPANENILVSGNKAVLTRYSAGKSKIDRQITLEHAGVYKHYHACLMRTIHIGGVTKLAREMFRVNILQMEAAMAALKPGREIGDVFEAYARVADKNGFQDQRFNACGYSLGATFAPTWMDYPMFVRGQKVIARPGMVFFIHIILMDKATDTASSIGQTVEVTQDGCVALSKLPFCITRKQTIAAWKKVKKEDYGFTEEEEDEGENLQDVELSEGDVDAEDYDVEYDFSDYQPSAPPGDPTQQA; encoded by the coding sequence ATGGTCACTATCAAGAAGCCGCAGCCGTTCAAGCGGGCCCTGCACTTCTCGGAGGGAGAGTTCGAGGAGCGGCGCTACCGGGCCCTCGAGCTCATGAAGCGCGAGCAGCTGGATGGTTTCCTGATCACCAAGCAGGAAACCCTCTACTATCTCACGGGATATGACACATTCGGATACGTCTTCTTCCAAGCCATGTACTTTCATATCGATGGTTCGATGAAACTCATCACACGCATGCCAGATCTTCGCCAAGCCCTCTACacctccatcctcaaacCCGAGGACATCATGATCCGATCGGACGATGCGAGCAGCAACCCAGTCTCCTTGGTTCCGCGCGTCCTGAAGCAGTTTGGCATCAACAGCCCCAATCGCCGTATTGGGTACGAGCCTAATTCGGCCACCCTGACTCACGAGATCGGCAAATTACTGGAAGAGGCCGTAGATGGGCTCTGTACTCTGGTTAACCACAGCACGTTGTTTACGCGAGAACTGCGCATTGTCAAGTCCCCGACTGAACTGCGCAAGATCCGCAAGGCCGCCTATTTGGCCGATTTTGCCCTCATCCGCGCACTCAAATTGGCGAAACCAGGAGCGTACGAGGGCGATTTATGGCGAGAGATTGTGGGAACAGTCTACGagggcggcggcgacgacCCAGCAAACGAGaacatcctcgtctccgGAAACAAGGCAGTCCTCACCCGTTATTCGGCTGGAAAGTCCAAGATCGACCGACAGATTACCCTCGAACACGCGGGCGTGTATAAGCATTACCATGCCTGCCTTATGCGTACAATCCATATCGGCGGCGTCACCAAGCTCGCCCGGGAGATGTTTCGAGTCAATATCCTGCAGATGGaagcagccatggctgcccTAAAACCTGGTCGCGAGATAGGAGATGTCTTCGAAGCCTATGCTCGAGTTGCCGACAAGAATGGCTTCCAGGACCAACGGTTTAACGCGTGTGGATATAGCCTGGGCGCCACATTTGCCCCGACCTGGATGGACTATCCCATGTTTGTGCGGGGCCAGAAGGTCATTGCCCGGCCGGGCATGGTGTTtttcatccatatcatccTAATGGACAAAGCGACTGATACAGCAAGCTCGATCGGTCAAACGGTCGAGGTGACCCAGGACGGGTGTGTTGCTCTCTCTAAGCTCCCCTTCTGTATCACGCGGAAGCAGACAATTGCTGCCTGGAAGAAAGTAAAAAAGGAGGACTATGGTTtcacggaagaagaggaagacgaaggtgAAAATCTGCAGGATGTGGAACTCTCTGAGGGCGATGTGGATGCTGAAGACTATGATGTTGAGTATGACTTTAGTGACTATCAGCCTTCTGCTCCCCCTGGAGACCCTACCCAGCAAGCTTAG
- a CDS encoding uncharacterized protein (transcript_id=CADANIAT00008216), whose product MSIPHQSTPDVTIDDVVSLTQTLVQIDSSTPGSGSNTAGETTIATYIAAWLRHRGIEYHWIEETPGRPSVVAVVRGSGGGKTLMFNGHTDTVTLQGYDGDPLSGRIADGRLYGRGSADMKSGLAAAMTAIAGAKKLHLRGDVILAAVADEECDSIGTEQVLAAGWRADAAVIAEPTEFAIINAHKGYVLFEVDIHGIAAHGSRPDLGVDAICKAGYFLVELDGYAQSLQQRGPSRVNTDAPNVHAGIIRGGAEINSYPAKCTISIERRTIAGETPDSVRKELLAILETLASTVPNFSFDLRMTSYRPPYFIAPDHAFVKLVADHAIKTTGNAPPIRSETYWTDMALLSETGIPGVIWGPKGCGLHSKDESVEIESIRQLADAFVAIVETFCQG is encoded by the coding sequence ATGTCTATCCCCCACCAATCTACTCCAGACGTGACAATAGACGACGTCGTCTCTTTGACACAAACTTTGGTCCAAATCGACTCTTCGACTCCCGGGTCTGGGTCAAATACTGCCGGAGAGACCACCATTGCCACATATATTGCAGCATGGCTTCGGCACCGTGGCATTGAGTACCACTGGATCGAAGAGACTCCCGGCCGTCCATCCGTTGTTGCCGTCGTCCGCGGGTCAGGGGGCGGAAAGACCCTCATGTTCAATGGCCATACTGATACGGTCACCCTTCAGGGCTACGACGGCGACCCCTTAAGCGGGCGTATCGCCGACGGAAGACTCTACGGTCGCGGATCAGCAGATATGAAGAGCGGCCTTGCAGCAGCAATGACAGCAATAGCGGGGGCGAAGAAACTTCATCTTCGAGGTGACGTGATTCTTGCGGCTGTCGCGGATGAGGAATGCGATAGCATCGGTACAGAGCAAGTCCTTGCGGCTGGGTGGCGGGCAGATGCAGCAGTCATCGCAGAGCCGACGGAGTTTGCCATCATCAATGCGCACAAGGGCTATGTGTTGTTTGAGGTGGATATTCACGGCATTGCCGCTCATGGGTCACGGCCAGATCTTGGAGTCGATGCCATTTGCAAGGCCGGATACTTCCTCGTCGAGCTAGATGGCTACGCTCagagcctgcagcagcgagGTCCCAGCAGGGTCAACACAGATGCGCCCAATGTTCATGCAGGCATCATTCGCGGCGGTGCAGAGATTAACTCGTATCCTGCCAAGTGCACCATCTCTATCGAGCGCCGCACCATTGCTGGCGAGACACCGGACTCTGTGCGCAAGGAGCTGCTGGCCATCCTGGAGACACTCGCATCCACTGTTCCCAATTTCAGTTTTGATCTCCGCATGACTTCATACCGACCACCGTATTTCATCGCCCCTGATCACGCTTTTGTTAAGCTCGTGGCCGATCATGCGATCAAGACGACGGGCAACGCGCCTCCCATTCGAAGCGAGACTTACTGGACTGACATGGCCCTGCTGTCCGAGACTGGGATTCCGGGTGTGATCTGGGGTCCCAAGGGTTGTGGACTCCATTCAAAGGACGAGTCGGTGGAAATCGAGTCCATTCGTCAACTGGCGGACGCATTCGTGGCTATTGTTGAGACTTTCTGCCAGGGATGA
- a CDS encoding Zn(II)2Cys6 transcription factor (transcript_id=CADANIAT00008217), with protein sequence MTELVWSLGGARKTKPSRSLSYTGCWTCRKRRIKCDETPVACRACQRAGLDCAGYDVRLIWNAGPNTRRRRIKPCALGCAPMTEAQVVRALETIEKSTTNSIGPFSVFTSQPPSAICSDTPEESQSLLPADEYVEDIFTDSMSHAHSTPPHSTDGSTADSNTDCQQAAAQSSSSSVEELPTHPLPDGTSGLPYRSTETSIPVDDIDSWDGTWIIPLEQTLTSRFSGALQFANRSLVADSREFRSHQPFVSSSPPPSDTHGILSTPGRVVSSSDLPRLEGNDRSPQGPVAGNRGVISLDCDLASTMIENTTATMLMDHYMQHVVHLMQPVSHPRNPFKTVYLPLALHGSSQLERSGRRSQLQSASIAAFHSLLSTAAANLQRMQGEQEALEQLACHHKQRSLIALQSALATKSTPYRDLMTAILSLVSADIMDGGMDDHWIHLEAGIKLLASRHYSLLVSRETSLLNNICKMLHLFGRTTRVHPERRAWPGYDHVPRGADFDTLEPSIEFIYGITTSIAGAIFRIYRLAQYLAYYREQGRPYPDSLLQSCETLGDELCSYTINSESFAEMDSTEAEPYMIDIARAQAKAFQGAARIYYYRSIQQCARSRLHREQQEVLAALNEAEDLKITFGKNGALPAPISWPAFVASCEAVGEQRRQWDGWWSRVLVYGMGNYSKQHATVHRVWSSLDADPDESMDWREALAAMGVRILPV encoded by the exons ATGACAGAGCTGGTATGGAGTTTGGGTGGTGCAAGAAAGACAAAACCATCCAGGTCCTTATCCTACACGGG TTGTTGGACTTGTCGAAAACGCCGCATCAAATGCGATGAGACGCCTGTTGCCTGTAGGGCCTGTCAACGGGCAGGCCTGGATTGCGCCGGATACGATGTTCGACTGATCTGGAATGCTGGGCCTAACACGCGTCGAAGGCGCATCAAGCCCTGTGC GCTTGGTTGTGCTCCCATGACGGAAGCCCAAGTGGTACGAGCCCTAGAAACCATCGAGAAATCCACGACCAACAGTATTGGCCCTTTTTCGGTCTTTACATCTCAACCCCCTTCTGCGATCTGTTCGGACACACCGGAggaaagccagagcctgcTCCCAGCCGACGAATACGTCGAGGACATTTTTACCGACTCCATGAGCCATGCTCATAGTACTCCTCCGCACAGCACCGATGGGTCTACTGCAGATAGTAATACAGACTGTCAGCAGGCAGCAGCCCAGAGTTCTTCCAGTTCGGTAGAAGAGTTGCCAACTCATCCCCTGCCCGATGGAACATCAGGTTTGCCGTATCGATCGACGGAAACCTCAATACCCGTGGATGATATTGACTCCTGGGACGGAACCTGGATAATACCGTTAGAGCAGACTCTGACCTCCCGTTTCTCAGGCGCGCTTCAATTTGCCAACCGGAGTCTTGTCGCTGATAGCCGCGAATTTCGTTCCCATCAGCCCTTcgtctcttcctcacctcccCCTTCGGATACTCATGGTATACTATCAACCCCTGGCCGCGTTGTTTCCAGCTCCGATCTACCCAGGTTGGAAGGCAATGATCGTTCCCCTCAGGGCCCTGTAGCTGGAAACCGGGGAGTGATATCTCTTGATTGCGACCTAGCATCAACTATGATTGAAAATACGACGGCGACAATGTTGATGGACCATTATATGCAGCATGTTGTCCATTTGATGCAGCCAGTGTCCCACCCCCGAAATCCTTTCAAGACAGTATACCTACCCCTTGCGCTCCACGGCTCGTCGCAACTAGAACGGTCCGGACGTCGCAGTCAGCTCCAATCTGCCAGTATCGCTGCGTTCCATAGTCTTCTATCCACTGCGGCGGCCAATCTGCAGAGAATGCAaggagagcaagaagccctTGAGCAACTGGCTTGTCATCACAAGCAGCGGTCGCTGATCGCCTTACAAAGTGCACTCGCAACAAAATCGACCCCCTACAGAGACCTAATGACAGCTATACTGTCTCTAGTATCGGCGGAT ATAATGGACGGCGGCATGGACGACCACTGGATTCACCTGGAGGCAGGAATCAAACTGCTAGCGTCGAGGCACTACTCCCTGCTTGTCAGCCGTGAGACGAGTCTGCTCAACAATATCTGTAAAATGCTTCATCTTTTTGGGCGTACGACACGCGTACATCCTGAACGGAGGGCCTGGCCAGGGTACGACCATGTTCCCCGGGGAGCCGACTTCGACACCCTAGAGCCCAGTATAGAATTTATATATGGCATTACAACATCGATAGCTGGGGCAATCTTCCGCATCTACCGCCTTGCCCAGTATCTTGCGTATTACCGTGAGCAGGGTCGTCCATATCCGGACAGTCTTCTGCAATCGTGCGAGACGCTGGGAGACGAGCTGTGCTCGTACACTATAAATTCAGAATCCTTTGCGGAAATGGATTCGACCGAAGCAGAACCATACATGATAGACATTGCGCGGGCACAGGCTAAAGCGTTCCAAGGAGCAGCGCGAATCTACTACTACCGGTCGATCCAGCAATGTGCACGAAGCCGTCTCCATCGGGAGCAGCAAGAGGTCCTTGCAGCCTTGAATGAGGCAGAAGATCTCAAGATCACATTTGGGAAGAACGGCGCGCTGCCCGCGCCAATCTCGTGGCCAGCGTTCGTGGCGTCCTGTGAGGCTGTCGGCGAACAGCGTCGACAGTGGGATGGTTGGTGGAGCCGAGTCCTGGTGTACGGGATGGGAAACTATAGTAAGCAGCATGCTACAGTCCATAGGGTCTGGAGCAGTCTAGATGCAGATCCAGATGAGTCAATGGACTGGAGAGAGGCTTTGGCAGCCATGGGGGTACGAATTCTGCCTGTTTGA
- a CDS encoding NAD-dependent succinate-semialdehyde dehydrogenase (transcript_id=CADANIAT00008218), with amino-acid sequence MKPPYYMETGCKRNPGSDSTLKVRWTLYTRLLQSANQGLGIDPGSGQVFASCPTNTVADVDAYVSSAHRSFLSYRETNPRARAKMLLNWHNLIAQSKNDIAKLVVYETGKPMAEAVGEVDYALGFAWWFAGEAERVRGSIAQPSISERRTFVIKQPIGVCIALVPWNFPVAMIIRKAAAALAAGCTVVIKPSPETPLSVLALADLALQAGFGPGVINVLTTDNLNTPDVSEALCKHPLVRKVTFTGSTAVGQLIARHCSEGLKKVTLELGGNCPFIIFDDGDLEQALAALMILKWRTAGQACTHANRVYVQSGVYDTFLRMIVNATKQLKVGHGASPGTTMGPLTTSRGIEKLERHVADALAKGARLELGGHRLQLEGNYFQPTIISGMSAYMLTTQEEIFGPLLGLYRFETEEEAVRMANDTSMGLASYFFTRDVSRTWRLLENLEAGMIGMNTGNSSAAESPFGGIKASGYGKEAGKDVAIEEYLIAKTGTLTVGAVSKL; translated from the exons ATGAAGCCTCCCTACTACATGGAAACTGGGTGCAAGCGAAATCCGGGGAGCGATTCGACGTTGAAGGTGCGCTGGACCTTGTACACAAGACTACTCCAGTCGGCTAACCAGGGCTTGGGTATAGACCCTGGCTCGGGGCAGGTCTTTGCCTCATGCCCGACCAACACGGTCGCCGATGTGGATGCCTATGTCTCCTCTGCGCACCGATCATTCCTCTCTTATCGGGAGACTAACCCACGCGCACGGGCAAAGATGCTTCTGAACTGGCATAACCTCATCGCCCAGTCCAAGAACGACATCGCAAAGCTTGTCGTGTATGAAACAGGTAAGCCCATGGCTGAGGCCGTTGGTGAGGTTGACTATGCTCTTGGCTTTGCGTGGTGGTTCGCGGGCGAAGCAGAGCGCGTTCGCGGATCCATTGCACAGCCGTCTATCTCAGAGCGACGCACTTTCGTGATCAAACAGCCGATTGGGGTCTGCATCGCGCTTGTGCCGTGGAACTTTCCAGTGGCCATGATCATCCgcaaagcagcagcggcattggCGGCGGGTTGTACCGTCGTGATCAAACCGTCCCCGGAGACGCCACTCAGTGTGCTGGCGTTGGCAGATTTGGCGCTGCAGGCCGGCTTTGGCCCCGGAGTGATCAATGTTCTGACCACAGACAATTTGAATACTCCGGACGTTAGTGAGGCACTCTGCAAGCATCCCCTTGTGCGCAAGGTGACGTTCACTGGAAGCACGGCTGTGGGACAGCTGATTGCAAGGCATTGCAGCGAggggctgaagaaggtgACGCTAGAGCTCGGCGGAAACTGTCCGTTTATTATCTTTGACGACGGGGATCTGGAGCAGGCATTAGCTGCTTTGATGATTCTTAAATGGCGCACTGCCGGGCAGGCTTGCACCCATGCAAATCGCGTGTATGTGCAGAGTGGTGTCTACGACACGTTCTTGCGCATGATTGTCAATGCTACAAAACAGCTCAAAGTCGGCCATGGGGCAAGCCCCGGGACTACCATGGGACCCCTGACAACGAGTCGTGGGATCGAGAAGCTCGAGCGGCATGTTGCAGATGCTCTTGCAAAGGGGGCCCGACTAGAGCTTGGGGGGCATCGACTGCAGTTGGAGGGCAACTACTTCCAGCCTACGATCATCTCTGGGATGTCGGCCTATATGTTGACAACCCAGGAGGAAATATTCGGGCCCCTCCTTGGTCTGTACCGGTTTGAaactgaagaggaggctgtCCGCATGGCAAACGATACGAGCATGGGGCTTGCCTCGTACTTTTTCACCAGGGATGTTAGTCGGACGTGGCGACTGCTAGAGAATCTGGAAGCGGGCATGATCGGAATGAACACTG GCAATTCGTCAGCGGCGGAGTCACCGTTTGGTGGCATCAAAGCGTCAGGATACGGCAAAGAAGCCGGCAAAGATGTGGCTATTGAAGAGTATCTCATTGCCAAAACAGGAACATTGACAGTTGGAGCTGTCTCCAAGCTCTAG